In a genomic window of Methanosarcina horonobensis HB-1 = JCM 15518:
- the pfkC gene encoding ADP-specific phosphofructokinase: protein MDMEEWEQRHTEAFYDAKEALPYLDGMFVAYNSNIDAIRHLTEKDMIKLVGLFDEAEIQNRVAVYPREITEPVDFVARLLISMREGKAAEVPAYTEDIHKWLKEHLGFDYALMGGQAGIISNLLARLDLKKVVAYVPWLSEEQAEYFVDNGNILHPRVENGQVTLKPPAEAFKPGTGSKVNWIFEFSKDMKVTCAGSTFKVPRDNRLIISSRPKWIRLDMDREIYEQLYALFPVDGAMLSGYQMIKEEYEDGSTYKDYVERSVKVIEKLKSLNPELRIHVELTSIQNRLIRKTILTDIVARHVHSLGLDTVEVANALNVLGYEELSYSVIRKGENGIMSLYQGAVQLMKDLKLERVHVHSLGFYICILAKGHPLTLKEHRDALLFSSVLAAAQALNGKIENLTEAEAGLEVPVSAAGLEDLENFQLYCTGRKLCTPDEFEYGYIYGPDHDAILIPSKVVDRPKATVGIGDTISAGAFAAMLARMKQKQAGK, encoded by the coding sequence GTGGATATGGAAGAATGGGAACAGCGCCACACGGAAGCGTTTTACGATGCAAAAGAAGCCCTTCCTTATCTGGATGGGATGTTTGTTGCTTATAACAGCAATATCGATGCAATCAGACACCTGACAGAAAAAGACATGATAAAGCTTGTCGGGCTCTTCGATGAGGCTGAAATTCAGAATAGGGTTGCAGTGTATCCCAGGGAAATTACCGAGCCTGTGGATTTCGTTGCCCGCCTGTTGATTTCCATGCGTGAAGGGAAAGCTGCAGAAGTGCCTGCATATACCGAAGATATCCATAAGTGGCTGAAGGAACACCTGGGTTTTGACTACGCGCTTATGGGCGGTCAGGCAGGAATTATTTCAAACCTTCTTGCCCGGTTAGACCTGAAAAAGGTGGTAGCTTACGTTCCCTGGCTTTCTGAAGAGCAGGCAGAATACTTTGTAGATAACGGCAATATCCTCCACCCGAGAGTAGAAAACGGACAGGTTACCCTCAAACCTCCGGCAGAGGCTTTCAAGCCCGGGACAGGGTCAAAGGTCAACTGGATATTTGAATTTTCTAAAGACATGAAAGTGACCTGCGCAGGGAGCACCTTCAAAGTACCCAGGGACAACCGCCTGATTATCTCTTCCCGTCCTAAATGGATCCGCCTGGATATGGACAGAGAGATTTATGAGCAGCTTTATGCTCTCTTTCCTGTTGACGGGGCAATGCTTTCCGGTTATCAGATGATAAAAGAAGAGTACGAGGATGGATCCACCTATAAAGATTATGTAGAACGTTCTGTAAAGGTTATTGAAAAGCTGAAGTCTCTGAACCCTGAACTTCGCATCCATGTGGAACTCACATCCATCCAGAACCGGCTTATAAGAAAGACCATTCTGACAGACATTGTTGCAAGGCACGTTCATTCCCTGGGCCTGGACACCGTGGAAGTGGCAAATGCCTTGAACGTGCTGGGATATGAGGAGCTTTCATACTCCGTGATCCGGAAGGGAGAAAACGGGATTATGTCTCTTTACCAGGGAGCTGTCCAGTTAATGAAGGATCTTAAACTTGAAAGGGTTCATGTGCACTCGCTTGGTTTTTATATCTGCATTCTGGCAAAAGGTCACCCTCTCACCCTGAAAGAACACAGGGATGCCCTTCTCTTTTCCTCGGTTCTGGCAGCTGCCCAGGCTCTCAACGGGAAAATCGAGAACCTTACTGAAGCCGAAGCCGGTCTGGAAGTACCTGTCTCAGCTGCAGGGTTAGAAGATCTGGAAAATTTCCAGTTATACTGCACAGGCAGAAAACTCTGCACTCCGGATGAATTCGAGTACGGATACATATACGGGCCAGACCATGATGCTATTCTCATCCCTTCCAAGGTGGTGGACAGACCAAAAGCTACAGTAGGGATAGGTGATACCATTTCTGCAGGAGCTTTTGCTGCCATGCTCGCAAGGATGAAACAAAAACAGGCAGGGAAATAA
- a CDS encoding ADP-dependent glucokinase/phosphofructokinase: MNILCGYNVNIDSVYRISGAEISELLMAFERTEILEKIRNPPGKILSASDFVAGLAYCMKNGCGAEWLVFEKSVFEFLKNRYFQKSLVRMGGNAGIMANALSEIGARVVPNVAVPSKTQLSLFSKKAVYFPDAPLQIEEEPEKEKLKTESGKNTYDKYNTRNTHASFSSQDPIHFVFDFSEGETFSLYGTEIRVPRENRFIATCDHLNFRLFTSSAFEDYALKHAEEMDGALISGFHLLLEIYPDGSTYKEILENSFSQLKAWKAKNKRLRIHVEFGHFASREIANSVFSKFAGISGSIGMNEDELSMFNNLHGVPAKGLSNMEAEAVGRAACKLASLHGLGTLFIHTREFVLAVFKPDTENSDESEISENWVKGKWDNKENPVILKAARKKLDAIGFGLKCAGAYAASGRLEGREFVEKEALKLEESRFGREQLEFFLTAFNGTTCGQGAFALIEGYMLCILPTLLCKSPITTVGLGDTLTAGTFLRGLELDVQA, encoded by the coding sequence ATGAACATACTTTGCGGTTATAATGTAAACATAGACTCCGTATACAGGATAAGCGGAGCTGAAATCTCTGAACTGCTGATGGCTTTTGAAAGGACTGAAATTCTTGAAAAGATAAGAAACCCTCCCGGTAAAATTCTTTCCGCATCCGATTTTGTTGCAGGGCTCGCCTACTGTATGAAAAATGGGTGTGGAGCCGAATGGCTTGTCTTTGAGAAGTCTGTCTTTGAGTTTTTGAAGAACCGCTACTTTCAAAAGTCTCTTGTGAGGATGGGTGGAAACGCCGGGATTATGGCAAATGCCCTTTCCGAAATCGGAGCAAGAGTGGTTCCTAATGTTGCGGTTCCTTCAAAAACCCAGCTTTCTTTATTTTCAAAAAAAGCAGTATATTTCCCGGATGCTCCTCTGCAGATAGAGGAAGAGCCGGAAAAGGAAAAGCTGAAAACAGAATCTGGGAAAAACACATACGATAAGTATAACACACGTAATACACATGCTTCTTTTAGCAGTCAGGACCCAATACATTTCGTTTTTGATTTTTCCGAAGGTGAAACCTTTTCCCTTTACGGGACAGAAATCAGGGTTCCCAGAGAAAACCGCTTTATAGCGACCTGTGACCACTTAAATTTCAGGCTTTTTACCAGTTCCGCATTTGAGGACTATGCCCTGAAGCACGCAGAAGAAATGGACGGAGCACTAATATCAGGCTTTCACCTCCTTCTTGAGATCTATCCTGACGGTAGCACCTACAAAGAAATCCTTGAGAATTCTTTTTCACAGCTTAAGGCCTGGAAGGCAAAGAACAAAAGGCTCAGAATTCATGTTGAGTTCGGGCACTTCGCGAGCAGAGAGATTGCAAATTCAGTCTTTTCAAAATTTGCCGGAATTTCAGGTAGCATCGGAATGAACGAAGATGAACTTTCAATGTTTAATAACCTTCACGGAGTTCCTGCTAAAGGGCTTTCGAATATGGAAGCCGAAGCTGTAGGGAGAGCAGCCTGCAAACTTGCATCCCTTCATGGGCTTGGAACACTTTTTATCCACACAAGAGAGTTTGTCCTGGCTGTTTTTAAGCCGGATACCGAAAACTCTGATGAATCGGAGATTTCAGAAAACTGGGTCAAAGGAAAATGGGATAATAAAGAAAACCCGGTTATTTTAAAAGCAGCCAGGAAAAAGCTTGATGCGATAGGTTTCGGACTAAAGTGTGCAGGAGCGTATGCGGCTTCAGGCAGGCTCGAAGGGCGTGAATTCGTGGAAAAAGAGGCTTTAAAACTTGAGGAGAGCAGGTTTGGCAGGGAGCAGCTGGAGTTCTTCCTGACAGCTTTCAACGGAACCACCTGCGGACAGGGTGCTTTTGCCTTAATAGAAGGCTACATGCTTTGCATCCTGCCCACACTGCTCTGCAAATCTCCGATAACAACTGTGGGACTCGGGGATACGTTAACTGCAGGAACTTTTTTGAGGGGGCTTGAACTGGATGTACAGGCTTGA
- a CDS encoding DNA-3-methyladenine glycosylase family protein, which yields MYRLEPELFDLNYTLDCGQVFRWERDGDWWTGVVGENVVRLLQEKESGSLLVDSELSPEFFSHYFRLDDNLPSIYESINRDLLIDRAINRYRGLRLIRQDPWECLISYMLATASSIPTIQKRIFLLSRFFGQELEDGYFSFPNPETLANADLSLLDRCKLGFRAERIKTAAEEVCSGELDFDALFRLEYRYARERLMRLRGIGEKVADCVLLFAFEKMESFPVDTHIRQIIQHYHIDDSFFETCTNLSCMGEWGREYFGHYCGYAQEYLYYQKRIEGFVSLY from the coding sequence ATGTACAGGCTTGAACCCGAACTTTTTGACCTTAACTACACCCTTGACTGCGGGCAGGTGTTCCGATGGGAAAGGGATGGAGACTGGTGGACAGGAGTTGTAGGAGAGAATGTTGTTCGGCTTTTGCAGGAAAAGGAAAGTGGAAGTCTGCTGGTCGACTCGGAACTCTCACCCGAGTTTTTCTCTCATTACTTTCGCCTTGACGATAACCTTCCTTCAATTTATGAGAGCATCAACAGAGACCTTTTGATTGACAGGGCAATAAATAGATATAGAGGCCTTCGTCTAATCCGGCAGGATCCCTGGGAGTGCCTGATTTCTTATATGCTTGCAACGGCTTCAAGCATTCCTACAATCCAGAAAAGGATTTTTCTTCTGAGCCGTTTTTTCGGACAGGAACTCGAAGACGGATATTTCAGCTTTCCGAATCCTGAAACTCTTGCAAACGCGGATCTGTCTCTGCTTGACAGGTGTAAGCTCGGTTTCAGGGCAGAACGCATAAAAACAGCAGCAGAAGAAGTATGTTCCGGAGAACTGGACTTTGATGCTCTTTTCCGCCTTGAGTACAGATATGCCAGGGAACGCCTTATGAGACTTCGCGGAATAGGAGAAAAAGTTGCTGACTGCGTCCTCCTTTTTGCCTTTGAGAAAATGGAATCTTTCCCGGTGGATACCCACATAAGGCAAATTATTCAGCATTACCACATTGATGACAGTTTTTTTGAAACTTGTACAAACCTGAGCTGTATGGGAGAATGGGGTCGGGAATACTTCGGACACTACTGCGGGTATGCCCAGGAGTATCTTTATTACCAGAAAAGAATTGAAGGGTTTGTTTCCCTTTACTAA
- a CDS encoding DNA glycosylase family protein, whose protein sequence is MPAINSGMIKVSGLVNSGTFAEAGLSLLDKCKLGFQTEHIKAAAGEMTAGELDLNVLYHLEYRYTRERLMRLRSIGEKFADFVLLFAFEKMESFPVDTHVRRIIQYYHIDDSGFETCTNLGCVGEWGREYFGYYCGCPGVLLLSEIIINL, encoded by the coding sequence GTGCCGGCGATAAATTCAGGCATGATTAAGGTCTCGGGATTAGTAAACTCCGGTACCTTTGCAGAAGCCGGTCTTTCCCTGCTTGACAAATGTAAACTCGGCTTCCAAACCGAACACATAAAAGCAGCAGCCGGAGAAATGACTGCAGGCGAACTTGACCTTAATGTCCTCTACCATCTTGAATACAGATATACCAGGGAACGCCTTATGCGGCTCCGCAGCATAGGGGAAAAATTTGCTGACTTCGTCCTCCTTTTCGCCTTTGAGAAAATGGAGTCTTTCCCGGTAGATACCCACGTAAGGCGGATCATCCAGTATTACCATATCGATGACAGCGGCTTTGAAACCTGCACAAACCTCGGCTGTGTGGGAGAATGGGGGCGGGAATATTTCGGATATTACTGCGGATGCCCAGGAGTACTTTTATTATCAGAAATCATAATTAATCTGTGA
- the cca gene encoding CCA tRNA nucleotidyltransferase, with protein sequence METYTSIPEDLKLAVLKKIKPTEAERKKLMAVQEELAAEVKAAAEKLCVPDIFVKMVGSAARGTWLSGTHDIDVFISFPEETSRKELETRGMEIAREVAKQAEYAEDRHAEHPYLNIIYRGFDVDLVPCFRVASACQLKSAVDRTPFHNEFVKTHIKGREEEVLLMKQFMRGGEVYGSELKTQGFSGYLTELLIIYHGSFEKTVKAASSWKPGQKIDIMQHSELEHNEPLVMVDPTDPRRNVAAALSLDKFCMFIDHCREFLKSPEIKFFFPACPLPLEDEEFLEKLESRKSSQLAVIFETPDVVDDVLYPQLYKMEQAAASLLSEYDFSVVKTGVWSGKTETVIMLELISGTLPNVKKRIGPPVWAREHAEKFKAKYEGAENVFGGYIEGGKYVFEIRRKYPTAKGLLEDQLLNSSLGKQVHQNVSKGFEVLEDTEICRLKDPDFRVFLRKWV encoded by the coding sequence ATGGAAACATATACCAGTATTCCAGAAGACCTGAAGCTTGCCGTGCTTAAAAAGATTAAACCCACGGAAGCCGAAAGGAAAAAACTAATGGCTGTTCAGGAAGAGCTTGCCGCAGAGGTAAAAGCGGCAGCAGAGAAACTTTGTGTACCAGATATATTTGTAAAAATGGTAGGTTCTGCTGCAAGAGGCACCTGGCTCTCAGGCACCCATGACATTGATGTTTTTATCAGCTTTCCAGAGGAAACATCCAGAAAGGAACTGGAAACCAGGGGTATGGAGATTGCCAGAGAAGTTGCAAAACAAGCGGAATATGCCGAAGATCGCCATGCTGAACATCCTTACCTGAATATTATCTACAGAGGTTTTGATGTTGACCTTGTCCCCTGCTTCAGGGTCGCTTCGGCATGCCAGCTCAAGTCCGCAGTGGACAGGACACCTTTCCATAACGAATTCGTAAAAACCCACATAAAAGGGCGGGAAGAAGAGGTTCTGCTTATGAAGCAGTTCATGCGCGGAGGCGAGGTCTACGGCTCGGAATTAAAAACACAGGGCTTTTCAGGCTACCTGACAGAGCTCCTTATTATTTACCACGGCTCTTTCGAAAAAACCGTGAAAGCAGCCTCTTCCTGGAAACCCGGGCAGAAAATAGACATCATGCAGCACTCGGAACTGGAACACAATGAGCCTCTGGTAATGGTAGACCCAACCGACCCCAGGCGGAATGTTGCAGCAGCCCTTTCCCTTGACAAATTCTGCATGTTTATAGACCACTGCCGGGAGTTTCTGAAAAGCCCGGAAATTAAATTCTTTTTCCCTGCCTGCCCCCTGCCCCTCGAGGATGAAGAATTTCTTGAAAAGCTGGAAAGCCGGAAAAGCTCACAGCTTGCAGTTATCTTCGAAACCCCTGATGTTGTGGACGACGTGCTCTATCCGCAGCTTTATAAAATGGAACAGGCTGCAGCATCCCTCCTGAGCGAGTACGATTTTTCAGTTGTCAAAACCGGCGTCTGGTCAGGGAAAACCGAAACCGTAATCATGCTCGAACTTATCTCAGGCACCCTTCCCAATGTCAAAAAAAGAATTGGCCCTCCGGTATGGGCCAGGGAGCATGCTGAGAAGTTCAAAGCCAAGTACGAAGGGGCTGAAAATGTTTTCGGAGGCTATATCGAAGGAGGAAAGTACGTCTTTGAAATCCGGCGCAAATACCCTACGGCAAAAGGCCTCCTTGAAGATCAGCTTCTAAACTCCTCCCTTGGAAAACAGGTACATCAGAACGTGAGTAAAGGCTTTGAGGTTCTTGAAGATACAGAGATTTGCAGACTAAAAGATCCGGATTTCAGGGTTTTTTTGAGGAAATGGGTGTAA
- a CDS encoding queuosine precursor transporter yields MLVWIYWIVTLTIATYASVYVIKKMPENGFTVLTAFYVVYLVASQVLATRIIVFDLGFYSFFAPAAVFIYPFIAQVVDMINEVYGEKRTHISILIAFATQVLFVLFIGMVAGLTPAPFFELEDAWKSLFGLSIRITIASWVSFLICSNLDAWIFASLKKHFSQREENFKHDTLINPYIWLRSGASDIVNLTLDSLIFVFIAFYGVMPVLPLVIGQLISKNIIGFLDNPWFVFYKKLLTK; encoded by the coding sequence ATGCTTGTCTGGATTTATTGGATTGTCACTCTAACAATCGCTACCTATGCATCCGTATACGTTATTAAAAAAATGCCGGAAAACGGTTTTACAGTGCTCACTGCTTTTTATGTCGTTTACCTTGTAGCTTCACAGGTTCTTGCCACACGCATTATTGTGTTTGACCTTGGCTTTTACTCCTTTTTTGCTCCGGCGGCAGTTTTCATCTACCCTTTTATTGCTCAGGTGGTGGATATGATCAACGAAGTCTATGGGGAGAAAAGGACGCATATCTCCATCCTCATCGCTTTTGCGACCCAGGTATTGTTCGTGCTCTTCATAGGTATGGTCGCGGGTCTCACTCCTGCCCCTTTCTTTGAACTGGAAGATGCCTGGAAGAGCCTTTTTGGGCTGAGCATCAGAATCACTATCGCAAGCTGGGTCTCTTTTCTGATCTGCTCGAACCTTGATGCCTGGATCTTTGCATCCCTTAAAAAACATTTTTCACAAAGGGAGGAGAACTTCAAGCACGATACCCTGATAAACCCTTACATCTGGCTGCGCTCAGGAGCAAGCGACATTGTTAACCTTACTCTGGACTCTCTGATCTTTGTCTTCATTGCCTTTTACGGAGTTATGCCTGTCCTCCCTCTGGTTATAGGGCAGCTTATCAGTAAGAATATCATCGGTTTTCTGGATAATCCCTGGTTTGTGTTCTACAAAAAACTGCTTACAAAATAA
- a CDS encoding S-layer protein domain-containing protein has translation MGTKKYLKMLCLFLLLGLLCETAVAQVSGSAGNRIWDANLSQNFTYTWTPQTYSGFYYDLDTGEGSENMTIQLTEGSRSVQRNGLQYETRPIETEFEYGNWGSYQVIGFMAERYFAGYTENSSFINDDISVISDGQLSKILIDSDDRRSMYTGSSLILEEGYSLNIVEVDVNGNTVWVQLEKDGDVIDNGFLSSNSDYVYEADLGDADDVPLIAVHLAQIFRGTETNAVFVEGIFQISDEYVQIENGDRFGKMEISSTSSSGITMRNRDSFTLGRGDTVNIMGKLSFVVADASELRFAPIVETTEPGTYELRGTVHDETFNTTVWTPYNFEGFYYNIDENVSTESLTITEGISGRTIGDEKLVYSTSPALVSFERESWGSYEVIGFMAEKYFAGYPANTFGNSRSVSILSDDILSKVLIDDDNRRSIFTGSSIALENGYSLKAAEVDVNGNSVLLELYKDGRLVDSGIVSSNRDYVYEADIGGAEDIPMIAVHISTVFRSRETDAVFIEGIFQISDEYLELSQGDSFGKMEISSISDSGIIMRNEDSISLSRGNTVNLMGNVKFKVADSSVLRFYPFVEVESAAQDQLEFETPNVFVVGQAAEILVTARDAAVSDVQIMLGNRSIGTTGNDGILTYTPGQEGRFTLSANKTGYNSGSKTVDVLAAGVLKLLVSVSPEDIREGDQITIRVADSAQNQPVSGADVFFGGQKVEGQTGTNGTVSYWVTAPGTFTVNATKAGYEEGETIVEVSEDRASFEFSDLLIEPASVRSGNAVTIEVNVTNTGNIAGETEVELLINGEPVDNETVSLGVGESRVVEFSHTEEEAGTYTVEIEDLSGSYEVTKSTPFLSSTVTIGILATAFILLRRRKN, from the coding sequence TTGGGGACTAAAAAATATCTAAAAATGCTATGTCTGTTTTTATTGCTCGGATTGCTGTGCGAAACCGCAGTTGCTCAGGTTTCAGGTTCCGCAGGCAACCGCATCTGGGACGCAAACTTAAGCCAGAACTTTACCTATACCTGGACGCCCCAGACATACTCGGGCTTTTACTATGACCTGGATACCGGGGAAGGTTCGGAGAATATGACGATCCAGCTCACTGAGGGCAGCCGTAGTGTCCAGAGAAACGGACTGCAGTATGAAACAAGGCCCATAGAAACGGAATTCGAATATGGGAACTGGGGTTCGTATCAGGTTATAGGGTTTATGGCAGAGCGGTATTTTGCGGGATACACGGAAAACTCCAGCTTTATAAATGACGATATCAGCGTAATTTCGGATGGACAGCTTTCGAAAATACTTATTGATAGCGACGACCGGAGATCCATGTACACGGGCTCTTCCCTTATACTTGAAGAAGGTTATTCTCTCAACATTGTAGAAGTCGATGTTAATGGTAACACGGTATGGGTACAGCTCGAAAAGGACGGAGATGTGATAGACAACGGTTTCCTTTCTTCCAACAGCGACTATGTTTATGAGGCCGACCTTGGAGACGCTGATGACGTACCTCTGATCGCTGTCCATTTAGCTCAGATCTTCAGGGGCACAGAAACAAATGCAGTTTTTGTAGAGGGAATATTCCAGATCTCGGACGAGTACGTCCAGATTGAAAATGGAGATAGATTCGGGAAAATGGAGATAAGTTCTACTTCAAGTTCCGGAATTACAATGAGAAACCGTGATTCTTTTACCCTTGGCAGGGGAGACACGGTCAACATAATGGGAAAACTCAGCTTTGTTGTGGCCGATGCCAGCGAACTCCGCTTTGCTCCCATTGTTGAGACTACCGAGCCCGGAACCTATGAACTGAGGGGAACGGTCCATGACGAAACGTTTAATACTACTGTCTGGACGCCTTACAACTTTGAAGGGTTCTATTACAATATCGATGAAAACGTCTCCACTGAGAGCCTGACCATTACAGAAGGAATCAGCGGAAGGACGATTGGTGACGAAAAGCTTGTTTATTCCACCAGCCCCGCACTTGTGAGTTTCGAGCGGGAAAGCTGGGGAAGCTATGAAGTAATAGGGTTCATGGCAGAGAAGTATTTTGCAGGCTATCCCGCGAACACTTTTGGTAATTCCAGAAGCGTGAGTATACTTTCAGATGACATCCTATCAAAAGTCCTGATTGATGACGATAACAGAAGGTCTATATTCACGGGTTCTTCCATAGCTCTTGAAAACGGTTACTCTCTCAAAGCCGCAGAGGTTGATGTTAACGGTAACAGTGTACTCCTCGAGCTTTACAAGGATGGAAGACTTGTGGATTCCGGAATAGTTTCCAGCAACAGGGACTATGTCTACGAAGCAGATATCGGTGGGGCTGAAGATATTCCCATGATCGCAGTCCACATAAGCACAGTCTTCCGCTCACGTGAAACGGATGCTGTATTTATAGAAGGAATCTTCCAGATCTCAGATGAATATCTTGAGCTTTCCCAGGGTGACTCTTTCGGCAAGATGGAAATTAGCTCTATTTCCGACTCCGGAATCATAATGAGAAATGAGGACTCTATTTCCCTTTCAAGGGGCAATACCGTCAACCTGATGGGCAATGTTAAGTTCAAAGTGGCTGATTCGTCTGTCCTGCGCTTTTATCCCTTTGTTGAAGTTGAAAGTGCTGCACAGGATCAGCTGGAATTTGAAACTCCAAATGTCTTCGTGGTCGGACAGGCAGCAGAAATCCTGGTTACGGCAAGAGATGCTGCAGTCAGTGACGTCCAAATCATGCTTGGAAACAGAAGTATCGGAACCACAGGCAATGATGGGATTCTCACATACACTCCAGGTCAGGAAGGCAGATTTACCCTTTCTGCGAACAAGACGGGTTACAACTCCGGAAGTAAGACAGTGGATGTCCTCGCAGCAGGTGTTCTCAAGCTGCTGGTCTCAGTTTCTCCTGAAGACATCAGAGAAGGCGACCAGATCACTATAAGGGTCGCTGATTCTGCACAGAACCAGCCTGTCTCCGGAGCAGATGTCTTCTTTGGCGGACAGAAAGTTGAAGGACAGACCGGTACAAACGGCACTGTATCTTACTGGGTAACTGCTCCAGGCACATTTACTGTAAACGCTACAAAAGCAGGTTATGAGGAAGGAGAAACCATTGTTGAGGTTTCCGAAGATAGAGCCAGCTTTGAGTTCTCGGACCTTTTGATTGAGCCTGCTTCTGTTAGAAGTGGAAATGCAGTTACAATTGAGGTGAATGTGACAAACACCGGCAACATTGCAGGAGAAACCGAAGTTGAACTGCTTATCAACGGTGAACCCGTAGATAACGAAACTGTGAGCTTGGGCGTTGGTGAGAGTAGGGTAGTGGAATTCTCCCATACCGAGGAAGAAGCAGGGACATACACGGTTGAGATCGAAGATCTTAGCGGAAGTTACGAAGTAACGAAATCCACTCCTTTCCTCAGCAGCACTGTAACCATCGGAATACTTGCTACAGCGTTTATACTGCTCAGGAGAAGAAAGAACTAA
- a CDS encoding PGF-pre-PGF domain-containing protein: protein MKTTEILKVKKRIKFSYLIVSFMFVLFLAGTIIPASASGIEASREISAEKVYAGGNFTVTVHILTDQYIEALTLDENLPEEWTVSRTENDGATFQSTETFKESTLEWIWVESLQAGGEKTVVYRVTVPSVIEPGNFTISGNVSAYSVSAIPIAGASEIIATYSPPKADFSASPVSGTVPLKVQFRDLSTGNPDSWKWDFDGNGSIDSLDKNPVWTYETTGTYTVTLRAINTTYGNDSKTKTGYITVTEKTASSGGSSGGSGGGGGGGSPESSRNVELKEISNEQIFKGTHACYTFKGDTNEIITIEFDPKKNFGKTTAIVEMLKNTSTIVKEPAPGTVYKNLNIWVGNSGFSSSENLENARISFRVNRTWLSENGIGESAIILYRYSDNTWNALPTSLKGEDENYFYFTAETPGFSPFAIADPENTQLLEITPARDGGNNLVGAEEASGKKREGTPASEEEKEYVSGIGILFAATGVLTSYSVLKKRR from the coding sequence ATGAAAACAACTGAAATCCTTAAAGTAAAAAAACGGATTAAATTTTCATATTTAATTGTCAGTTTCATGTTTGTTCTTTTTCTTGCCGGAACCATAATCCCGGCATCAGCCTCTGGAATCGAGGCTAGCAGGGAGATTTCTGCAGAGAAAGTTTACGCAGGCGGAAATTTTACAGTAACCGTGCACATACTGACAGACCAGTATATTGAAGCCCTAACCCTTGATGAAAACCTTCCTGAGGAATGGACTGTAAGCAGAACTGAAAATGACGGAGCTACCTTCCAGAGTACCGAAACTTTCAAAGAATCTACCCTGGAATGGATCTGGGTCGAAAGCCTTCAGGCAGGAGGAGAGAAAACTGTTGTGTACAGAGTTACAGTGCCCTCAGTTATTGAACCTGGAAACTTCACGATCTCAGGAAATGTTTCCGCATATTCCGTTTCAGCTATTCCTATCGCAGGAGCTTCGGAAATAATAGCCACATACTCGCCTCCAAAAGCTGACTTTTCCGCAAGTCCAGTCTCCGGAACCGTGCCTCTCAAAGTTCAGTTCAGGGATCTATCTACAGGTAATCCAGATTCCTGGAAATGGGACTTTGATGGAAACGGAAGCATCGACTCTTTAGATAAAAATCCGGTATGGACCTATGAAACCACGGGAACCTATACAGTAACCCTCAGGGCAATTAACACTACCTATGGAAACGATTCCAAAACAAAAACAGGTTATATTACAGTTACGGAGAAAACCGCATCATCTGGAGGAAGCAGTGGGGGCAGCGGAGGAGGGGGCGGTGGAGGCTCTCCGGAATCAAGCAGAAACGTAGAGCTCAAGGAGATTTCAAATGAGCAAATATTCAAAGGAACTCACGCCTGCTATACATTCAAAGGAGATACAAACGAGATCATTACTATTGAGTTTGACCCGAAAAAGAACTTCGGGAAAACAACCGCAATTGTGGAAATGCTGAAGAACACATCCACAATAGTGAAAGAGCCTGCTCCCGGGACCGTCTACAAAAACCTGAATATCTGGGTAGGAAACAGTGGCTTTTCAAGCTCAGAAAACCTTGAAAATGCACGGATAAGTTTCAGAGTAAACCGGACATGGCTCTCCGAAAACGGCATAGGTGAAAGCGCAATAATCCTTTACAGGTACAGTGATAACACATGGAATGCACTGCCTACAAGCCTGAAAGGAGAAGATGAAAATTACTTCTACTTCACAGCAGAAACTCCTGGTTTTTCGCCTTTTGCGATTGCAGATCCGGAAAACACCCAGTTACTAGAAATTACTCCTGCCAGAGACGGAGGAAATAATCTCGTGGGCGCAGAAGAGGCTTCCGGAAAAAAAAGAGAAGGAACTCCAGCTTCTGAGGAAGAAAAAGAATATGTTTCTGGGATTGGAATTTTATTTGCGGCAACCGGAGTTCTGACATCATATTCAGTACTGAAAAAAAGAAGATAA